Proteins co-encoded in one Aquincola tertiaricarbonis genomic window:
- a CDS encoding peptidoglycan DD-metalloendopeptidase family protein: MRLHWQRPSSGRTTTSFQLLAACLLVATLAGCASPRNKAPVEDRQSTPARTAGSPVTPTEADKPPPPGIENAGKPGYYTVKPGDTLIRIGLESGQNWRDIARWNNIDNPNLIEVGQVVRVVPPGVDPAVAAARGVPPAKVESRPLDARAASAPASGAAAAASTPAPAPAPAPAPTPASGDDDINWAWPARGSVTAGFDESRNKGLSIAGKAGDPVLAAADGRVVYAGSGLRGYGNLVIVKHNSTYLTAYAHNQTLLVKEDQPVKRGQKIAEMGSSDADRVQLHFEIRKQGKPVDPAKLLPPR, encoded by the coding sequence ATGCGATTGCACTGGCAGCGCCCGTCCAGCGGGCGCACGACGACCTCTTTCCAGCTGCTGGCGGCCTGCCTGCTGGTGGCTACCCTCGCGGGCTGTGCTTCGCCGCGCAACAAGGCGCCGGTGGAAGACCGGCAGAGCACGCCGGCCCGCACCGCGGGCTCGCCCGTGACGCCGACCGAAGCCGACAAGCCGCCGCCGCCCGGCATCGAGAACGCCGGCAAGCCGGGCTACTACACCGTCAAGCCCGGCGACACGCTGATCCGCATCGGGCTGGAATCGGGCCAGAACTGGCGCGACATCGCGCGCTGGAACAACATCGACAACCCGAACCTGATCGAGGTCGGGCAGGTGGTGCGCGTGGTGCCTCCGGGCGTCGATCCTGCGGTGGCGGCTGCCCGCGGCGTGCCGCCGGCCAAGGTCGAGTCGCGTCCGCTGGATGCACGTGCCGCCAGCGCCCCGGCCAGCGGTGCCGCCGCGGCGGCCAGCACGCCGGCGCCTGCCCCGGCGCCTGCGCCGGCACCCACGCCCGCATCGGGTGACGACGACATCAACTGGGCCTGGCCGGCACGCGGCTCGGTGACCGCCGGCTTCGACGAGTCGCGCAACAAGGGCTTGTCCATCGCCGGCAAGGCGGGTGATCCGGTGCTGGCTGCAGCCGATGGCCGGGTGGTGTATGCGGGTTCGGGATTGCGCGGTTACGGCAACCTCGTCATCGTCAAGCACAACAGCACCTACCTGACGGCGTACGCCCATAACCAGACCCTGCTGGTCAAGGAAGACCAACCGGTCAAACGCGGACAAAAGATCGCGGAAATGGGTTCCAGCGACGCAGACCGGGTACAACTGCACTTCGAGATCCGAAAGCAAGGCAAGCCGGTCGATCCGGCCAAGTTGCTCCCGCCCCGTTAA
- a CDS encoding protein-L-isoaspartate(D-aspartate) O-methyltransferase, producing the protein MTSRARQFPIPLDRASSSKSPGAPARASQTLLRPQRPMHEAAVAARQQSAPSGLGLDSQGVRARMVNRLRADGLRSEPVLAAMAHVPRHFFVDTALAAQAYEDTSLPIGLNQTISKPSVVGLMIALLLEGRNAQARESLGKVLEIGTGCGYQAALLSVLGTQVYSIERLKPLHDKARELLAPLRRNNLRLIYGDGRVGHGPNAPYDSIIAAAGGDDIPPAWLEQLAIGGRLVAPMQAPGGRGQVLVIVDRTETQWLRQQHDAVNFVPLKSGVE; encoded by the coding sequence ATGACCAGCCGCGCGCGCCAGTTCCCCATTCCGCTGGACCGGGCTTCTTCGAGCAAGAGCCCGGGCGCGCCTGCGCGAGCTTCGCAAACCTTGCTGCGGCCTCAGCGCCCGATGCACGAGGCCGCGGTGGCGGCTCGCCAGCAGTCGGCGCCGAGCGGCCTGGGCCTCGATTCGCAGGGCGTGCGTGCCCGCATGGTCAACCGGCTGCGCGCCGATGGCCTGCGCAGCGAGCCCGTGCTGGCGGCCATGGCCCACGTGCCGCGCCACTTCTTCGTCGATACCGCGCTGGCGGCACAGGCGTATGAAGACACCAGCCTGCCGATCGGCCTGAACCAGACCATTTCCAAGCCCTCGGTGGTCGGCCTGATGATCGCCCTGCTGCTGGAGGGCCGCAATGCCCAGGCGCGCGAATCGCTGGGCAAGGTGCTGGAGATCGGCACCGGCTGCGGTTACCAGGCGGCCTTGCTGTCGGTGCTGGGCACGCAGGTGTACTCGATCGAGCGGCTCAAGCCGCTGCACGACAAGGCGCGTGAGCTGCTGGCGCCACTGCGCCGCAACAACCTGCGGCTCATCTACGGTGATGGCCGTGTCGGGCACGGACCGAACGCGCCTTACGACAGCATCATCGCCGCGGCGGGCGGGGACGACATTCCGCCCGCGTGGCTGGAACAATTGGCCATCGGCGGCCGCCTGGTGGCGCCGATGCAGGCGCCCGGCGGGCGGGGTCAGGTGCTGGTCATCGTGGACCGCACCGAGACGCAGTGGCTGCGCCAGCAGCACGATGCCGTCAACTTCGTCCCCCTAAAATCCGGCGTTGAATAG
- the surE gene encoding 5'/3'-nucleotidase SurE: protein MRILIANDDGYLAPGLAALVRAIEGLGEIDVIAPEQNASGTSNALTLGRPLQVYKAANGFHYVNGTPSDSVHLAMTGLLPQRPDLVLSGINNGANMGDDTLYSGTVAAAMEGFLFGVPAIAFSQVQRGWEHLDAAARVARAVVEQVLALPLEGRPWLLNVNIPNRPDADQLPRKLTRLGRRHASEPAIRQTNPRGETIYWIGPAGDAREAGEGTDFHATASGCVSITPLQVDLTDHAGLPAWREALGTVA from the coding sequence ATGCGCATCCTCATTGCCAACGACGACGGTTACCTGGCCCCCGGACTTGCCGCGCTCGTGCGCGCCATCGAAGGGCTGGGCGAGATCGACGTGATCGCCCCCGAGCAGAACGCCAGCGGCACCTCCAACGCCTTGACGCTGGGTCGGCCGCTGCAGGTGTACAAGGCTGCCAACGGCTTCCATTACGTCAATGGCACGCCCTCCGACAGCGTGCACCTGGCCATGACCGGCCTGCTGCCGCAGCGGCCCGACCTGGTGCTCTCGGGCATCAACAACGGCGCCAACATGGGCGACGACACGCTGTATTCAGGCACCGTGGCGGCGGCGATGGAGGGCTTTCTCTTCGGCGTGCCGGCCATCGCCTTCTCGCAGGTGCAGCGTGGCTGGGAGCACCTGGACGCAGCCGCCCGCGTGGCCCGTGCCGTCGTCGAGCAGGTGCTGGCCCTGCCGCTGGAAGGCCGGCCCTGGCTGCTCAACGTCAACATTCCCAACCGGCCCGATGCCGACCAGCTGCCCCGCAAGCTCACGCGGCTGGGCCGCCGGCATGCCAGTGAGCCCGCCATCCGCCAGACCAACCCGCGCGGCGAGACGATCTACTGGATCGGCCCTGCCGGCGATGCACGTGAGGCGGGCGAGGGCACCGACTTCCATGCCACGGCTTCCGGCTGCGTGTCCATCACGCCGCTGCAGGTCGACCTGACCGACCATGCTGGTCTGCCCGCCTGGCGCGAAGCGCTCGGAACGGTGGCATGA
- a CDS encoding NADPH:quinone oxidoreductase family protein: protein MQAWVCDNPIGVDALQWKQLDMPQPAPGEVRIAIQAASLNFPDLLIVQNKYQVKPPLPFVPGAEFSGRIDAVGEGVTHLHIGDPVAAIGATGGFATHACVKATSVIPLPANFNLDDAAAFAFTYGTSHHALIDRAALQPGETVLVLGAAGGVGTSAIQIAKAAGARVIAAASSDEKCQLCTEIGADATINYSTTDLREALKTLTDGKGPDVVYDPVGGEFATAAFRSIAWRGRYLVIGFTAGAIPALPWNLPLLKGASVVGVFWGDFVRREPRASAAAMAQLADWYAQGKIKPVIDTRLPMSELHAAYERMGTRQVRGKVLLLNR from the coding sequence ATGCAAGCATGGGTGTGCGACAACCCGATCGGCGTGGACGCTTTGCAATGGAAGCAGCTGGACATGCCCCAGCCCGCACCGGGTGAAGTGCGGATCGCCATCCAGGCGGCCAGCCTCAACTTCCCCGATCTGCTGATCGTCCAGAACAAGTACCAGGTCAAGCCGCCGCTGCCCTTCGTGCCGGGCGCCGAGTTCTCGGGACGCATCGATGCGGTCGGCGAAGGCGTCACCCACCTGCACATCGGCGACCCGGTGGCCGCCATCGGCGCCACCGGCGGCTTTGCCACCCACGCCTGCGTCAAGGCCACCAGCGTCATTCCGCTGCCCGCCAACTTCAACCTCGACGATGCAGCCGCCTTTGCCTTCACCTATGGCACCTCGCACCACGCACTGATCGACCGCGCGGCGCTGCAGCCCGGCGAAACCGTGCTGGTGCTGGGCGCCGCAGGGGGCGTAGGCACCTCGGCCATCCAGATTGCCAAGGCCGCAGGCGCCCGCGTGATCGCCGCGGCCTCCAGCGACGAGAAGTGCCAGCTGTGCACCGAAATCGGCGCCGATGCCACCATCAACTACAGCACCACCGACCTGCGCGAGGCGCTCAAGACCTTGACGGATGGCAAAGGTCCCGACGTGGTCTACGACCCGGTCGGGGGCGAGTTCGCCACCGCCGCCTTTCGCTCGATCGCTTGGCGGGGGCGCTACCTGGTCATCGGCTTCACCGCCGGCGCCATCCCTGCCCTGCCCTGGAACCTGCCGCTGCTCAAAGGCGCCTCGGTGGTGGGGGTGTTCTGGGGCGACTTCGTGCGCCGCGAGCCGCGCGCCAGCGCCGCCGCGATGGCGCAACTGGCCGACTGGTATGCCCAGGGCAAGATCAAGCCGGTGATCGACACCCGGCTGCCGATGAGCGAGCTGCACGCCGCCTACGAACGCATGGGCACTCGCCAGGTGCGTGGCAAGGTACTTCTCCTCAACCGCTGA